A single genomic interval of Bradyrhizobium sp. sBnM-33 harbors:
- the pal gene encoding peptidoglycan-associated lipoprotein Pal, translating to MKYQMRILQGWKLAAVVAVALSMGACAKNNVGADGAMASAATPGSQQDFVVNVGDRVFFESDQTDLSPQAIATLEKQAQWLQTYNRYSFTIEGHADERGTREYNIALGARRAQSVRSYLASRGIDPNRMRTISYGKERPVAVCNDISCWSQNRRAVTVLNAGA from the coding sequence ATGAAATACCAGATGCGTATCCTCCAGGGATGGAAGCTGGCAGCTGTGGTCGCTGTGGCGCTGTCGATGGGCGCCTGCGCCAAGAACAACGTCGGCGCCGATGGCGCGATGGCCAGTGCGGCAACCCCGGGCAGCCAGCAGGATTTCGTGGTTAATGTCGGCGACCGCGTGTTCTTCGAGAGCGACCAGACCGATCTGAGCCCGCAGGCGATCGCCACCCTGGAGAAGCAGGCACAGTGGCTGCAGACCTACAACCGATATTCCTTCACCATCGAAGGCCATGCCGACGAGCGCGGCACCCGCGAGTACAACATCGCGCTCGGCGCACGCCGCGCCCAGTCGGTGCGCAGCTATCTCGCCTCGCGCGGCATCGACCCGAACCGCATGCGCACGATCTCCTACGGCAAGGAGCGCCCGGTGGCGGTCTGTAACGACATCTCCTGCTGGTCGCAGAACCGCCGCGCGGTCACGGTGCTGAACGCCGGCGCCTGA
- a CDS encoding alpha/beta fold hydrolase → MHVSVNGVRLFFDVEGAKLVPDGPVMREKPVLLMLHGGPGADHSIYRPAYSALADIAQVVYLDHRGNGRSEDGPREGWNLAQWGDDVRAFCEVLGIVDPIVLGASFGGMVALAYATRHPAHPSKLVLISTEAAGGSYPERRVALFERFGGAEVGALAHRRFLEFRGHPDQASRDAWRQVAMPLYFRTPRDPDMARRAVNRPEVSQWFTRPGGESDNFNMFPDLHRIQCPTLVMGGEDDPMLPIESQADIAAALPPHLVQFERFANCGHAVVPDAPERGMATIRDFILRR, encoded by the coding sequence ATGCACGTGTCCGTGAACGGAGTGCGGCTGTTCTTCGATGTCGAGGGCGCGAAGCTGGTTCCGGACGGCCCGGTGATGCGGGAAAAGCCGGTGCTGCTGATGCTGCATGGCGGGCCCGGCGCCGACCACTCGATCTATCGGCCTGCCTACTCCGCTTTGGCCGACATCGCCCAGGTCGTCTATCTCGACCATCGTGGCAACGGCCGCAGCGAGGATGGTCCACGAGAGGGCTGGAATCTGGCGCAATGGGGCGATGACGTGCGCGCCTTCTGCGAGGTGCTCGGCATCGTCGATCCGATCGTGCTCGGCGCGTCGTTCGGCGGCATGGTTGCGCTGGCCTACGCGACCCGCCATCCAGCCCATCCCTCCAAGCTGGTACTGATCAGCACCGAAGCCGCCGGCGGTTCCTATCCGGAACGACGCGTGGCGCTGTTCGAGCGCTTCGGCGGCGCCGAAGTGGGCGCACTCGCGCACCGCCGCTTCCTGGAGTTTCGCGGCCATCCGGACCAAGCCTCGCGCGACGCGTGGCGGCAGGTGGCGATGCCGCTTTACTTCCGGACCCCGCGCGATCCGGATATGGCGCGTCGCGCCGTCAACCGGCCAGAGGTGTCGCAGTGGTTCACCAGACCGGGCGGCGAGAGCGACAACTTCAACATGTTTCCCGACCTCCATCGCATCCAGTGCCCTACCCTTGTGATGGGCGGTGAAGACGATCCGATGCTTCCGATCGAGAGCCAGGCGGATATCGCAGCCGCATTGCCTCCGCATCTCGTGCAATTCGAACGGTTTGCGAATTGCGGGCATGCCGTGGTGCCCGATGCGCCGGAACGGGGTATGGCCACGATCCGGGACTTCATCCTGCGGCGCTAG
- a CDS encoding N-acyl amino acid synthase FeeM domain-containing protein, which yields MKARAEPRTSLFAPESGLSDRVDCRLMETPEEKDCIYLMRYKAYLHGGVTAPSESERVSDHYDNAPNAWIFGIYVDGELCSSIRLNVVTSECRISGSVDLFGDVLHPRLDQGEVFIDPLRLAADPEKTRRFPDLPYLTVRLAYLACEHFNADTGLALVRAEHQAFYRRVFMSEVIAEPRSFPGFLPKVALMASDYRAVREKVMTRFPIMRSTSVERRMLFQRAGERHSLPRRVVTSFEQASIVPTS from the coding sequence ATGAAGGCCAGAGCCGAACCGCGCACTTCGCTCTTTGCGCCGGAGTCAGGGTTATCTGATCGCGTCGATTGCCGACTCATGGAAACTCCCGAGGAAAAAGATTGCATCTATTTGATGCGTTACAAAGCCTATCTGCATGGCGGAGTAACCGCGCCGTCAGAGTCTGAGCGCGTCAGCGATCATTACGACAATGCGCCCAACGCCTGGATATTCGGAATCTATGTTGACGGAGAACTCTGTAGTTCTATCCGCCTCAACGTCGTGACGTCAGAATGTCGGATTTCCGGTTCAGTTGATTTGTTCGGCGATGTTCTTCACCCGCGGCTCGATCAAGGTGAAGTTTTCATCGATCCGCTTCGTTTGGCTGCGGACCCCGAAAAAACGAGGCGGTTTCCTGACCTTCCCTACCTGACGGTGCGGCTGGCCTATCTGGCATGCGAGCATTTCAACGCCGATACCGGGCTCGCGCTCGTTCGTGCCGAGCATCAGGCGTTCTATCGCCGGGTCTTCATGTCCGAGGTCATCGCCGAACCGCGTTCGTTTCCGGGCTTTTTGCCCAAGGTGGCATTGATGGCGTCCGATTACCGGGCCGTGCGGGAAAAGGTCATGACCCGTTTTCCCATCATGCGTTCGACGTCCGTCGAGCGGCGGATGCTGTTCCAGCGCGCCGGCGAGCGCCATTCCTTGCCGCGCCGTGTCGTCACATCCTTCGAGCAGGCCTCGATCGTTCCGACTTCCTGA